The following are from one region of the Paenibacillus sabinae T27 genome:
- a CDS encoding TetR/AcrR family transcriptional regulator encodes MDKKESARLAYVLETALNIFVRYGYKKTSIEDISKAAGITRQGIYLHFKNKDEIFSASIQKALDDGLQSADQILEDDRLTLEEKLFQALDEWFGRHVGFLHPEASDLVAQCERVLGDAVENSSSSFQKKLEQVILESSGKNTKDDMKRAATIADMLCTCASTWKHRLSSRQEFQEKLCDAIHLCCQDLRD; translated from the coding sequence ATGGATAAAAAAGAATCGGCAAGACTGGCGTACGTTCTTGAGACAGCTCTGAATATTTTTGTTCGGTACGGCTATAAAAAAACATCCATTGAGGATATCTCGAAAGCCGCGGGGATCACACGTCAGGGGATTTATCTTCATTTTAAAAATAAAGACGAGATCTTTAGCGCCTCCATTCAAAAAGCGTTGGACGACGGTTTGCAATCCGCCGATCAGATACTTGAGGATGACCGCTTAACGCTGGAAGAAAAACTGTTTCAAGCTTTAGACGAGTGGTTTGGCCGTCACGTAGGATTCCTTCATCCTGAAGCGTCTGATCTTGTGGCCCAATGTGAGCGCGTTCTCGGCGACGCTGTTGAAAACAGCAGTTCATCATTTCAAAAGAAACTCGAACAAGTCATTCTAGAGTCATCTGGGAAAAATACAAAAGACGATATGAAGCGCGCTGCGACCATTGCCGACATGCTATGTACATGTGCATCGACTTGGAAGCACCGTTTATCATCGCGGCAAGAATTCCAAGAGAAGTTGTGTGACGCCATCCACTTGTGTTGTCAAGATCTTCGAGACTAG
- the rplD gene encoding 50S ribosomal protein L4: protein MPHWRGGGVVFAPKSRDYSYKLNKKVKRLAIQSALSSKVRCKEFIVVDEIKLETYRTKSIVAMLNALGAEKKTLIVTPSIDNYVFKSANNIPGVETAVADSLNVYNILNCDKLIIAKEAVTIITEIHSQ, encoded by the coding sequence ATGCCACATTGGCGTGGCGGCGGAGTTGTCTTTGCTCCTAAGTCCCGTGACTATAGCTACAAACTTAATAAAAAAGTTAAGCGGCTTGCTATACAATCTGCATTATCAAGCAAAGTTAGGTGTAAAGAATTTATCGTTGTTGATGAAATTAAATTAGAAACTTACAGAACAAAGTCTATAGTGGCCATGCTTAATGCTCTTGGTGCAGAAAAAAAGACACTAATTGTTACACCTTCGATAGATAACTATGTTTTTAAAAGTGCTAATAATATACCTGGTGTAGAAACCGCTGTAGCCGACTCACTAAATGTATACAATATTTTGAATTGTGATAAATTAATAATTGCTAAAGAAGCTGTCACAATAATTACAGAAATACACTCGCAATAA
- a CDS encoding RCC1 domain-containing protein — protein MDYTSPIEATLKMKRWPKDTLAAGRRHTVGLKLDGTVTAVGDNKYGQCDVSGWRDMVAVAAGNVHMATNTGNAHTIGLTYDGRVAAVGWNKHDQCDVNDWRDIVAVAAGWRCTVGLKSDGTVVAVGRNNEGQCNVSGWRDMVAVAAGDWHTVGLKSDGTVTIVGNNQYGQCNVSGWRDIVAAAAGYLHTVGLKSDGTVAAVGLNKHGQCDVSGWRGIVAIAAGSNHTIGLKSDGTVAAVGWNTHDQCNVSGWRDIVAVAAGCAHTLGLKSDGTVVAVGDNEYGQCDVSGWRDIQTSQTLPTRP, from the coding sequence ATGGATTACACTTCACCGATTGAAGCGACATTAAAGATGAAACGGTGGCCTAAAGATACGTTAGCGGCGGGTCGTCGTCATACCGTTGGTCTGAAATTGGACGGAACGGTGACGGCTGTGGGTGATAATAAATATGGCCAATGTGATGTAAGCGGCTGGCGCGATATGGTGGCAGTTGCGGCTGGTAATGTACATATGGCGACGAACACGGGTAATGCTCATACAATCGGTCTTACATATGACGGCAGGGTGGCGGCTGTGGGTTGGAATAAGCATGACCAATGTGATGTAAACGACTGGCGCGATATTGTAGCGGTTGCGGCGGGTTGGCGTTGTACCGTCGGGCTTAAATCGGATGGCACGGTGGTGGCTGTGGGTCGAAATAATGAAGGCCAATGCAATGTAAGCGGCTGGCGTGATATGGTGGCGGTAGCGGCGGGTGACTGGCATACTGTCGGCCTTAAATCGGACGGAACGGTGACGATTGTGGGTAATAATCAGTATGGCCAATGCAATGTAAGCGGCTGGCGCGACATAGTGGCGGCAGCAGCGGGTTACCTTCATACCGTCGGGCTTAAATCGGATGGCACGGTGGCGGCTGTGGGTTTGAATAAGCATGGCCAATGCGATGTAAGCGGCTGGCGCGGTATTGTGGCGATAGCGGCGGGTAGTAATCATACCATCGGGCTTAAATCGGACGGCACGGTGGCAGCTGTGGGTTGGAATACGCATGATCAATGCAATGTAAGTGGCTGGCGTGATATTGTGGCGGTTGCGGCGGGTTGCGCTCATACTCTCGGCCTTAAATCGGACGGCACGGTGGTGGCTGTGGGTGATAATGAATATGGCCAATGCGATGTAAGCGGCTGGCGCGATATCCAAACTTCACAAACACTGCCAACTAGACCGTAA
- a CDS encoding bifunctional helix-turn-helix transcriptional regulator/GNAT family N-acetyltransferase: MGSEASLIPIIRKFNRFYTKVLGLLDKHLLDSNFSLSEARVLYEIGNTEHCTARVLIDLLRIDAGYLSRILKRFEKQGLTYRVQSEMDGRSSFLYLSSLGEETLSQMNALSDDQIRKMIIGLTDRSQISIARSMTAIERELSDNPTEQSVTIRTELKPGDVGMLIHMHGWIYAKECGYNQFFEGYVCKTFYDLLQTYSPDKDRFWLAEANGEIVGSIAIIGHSNKKAQLRWFILHPDARGMGLGKKLLHEAISYCKDRGFQFIFLETTEDQNTAIGMYVKAGFKKIFEQEIESWGKRHIEQTYELNLHEA; the protein is encoded by the coding sequence ATGGGTTCTGAAGCGTCTTTAATCCCGATAATTCGCAAATTTAACCGATTTTATACGAAGGTGCTCGGCTTGCTCGATAAGCACCTGTTGGATAGCAATTTTTCACTTTCGGAAGCTCGAGTTTTATACGAAATCGGCAATACGGAGCATTGCACGGCCAGAGTGCTCATCGACCTTCTGAGAATCGACGCGGGGTATTTAAGCCGTATTCTCAAACGGTTTGAAAAGCAGGGCTTAACTTACCGGGTCCAATCTGAGATGGATGGGAGATCGTCATTCCTATACTTGTCGAGTCTCGGAGAGGAGACCTTGTCACAAATGAACGCCTTGTCCGACGACCAAATTCGGAAAATGATCATCGGATTAACGGATCGAAGCCAAATAAGCATTGCTAGAAGCATGACCGCCATTGAAAGAGAGCTATCGGACAATCCTACAGAGCAGAGCGTAACCATCCGGACTGAATTGAAACCGGGAGACGTAGGGATGCTCATTCATATGCACGGATGGATCTATGCAAAGGAGTGCGGCTATAATCAATTTTTTGAAGGATATGTCTGCAAGACGTTTTACGACTTGCTTCAAACCTACAGCCCGGACAAGGACCGTTTCTGGCTAGCGGAAGCCAATGGCGAAATTGTTGGCAGCATAGCTATCATCGGCCATTCTAATAAAAAGGCGCAGTTAAGGTGGTTTATACTGCATCCGGATGCCAGAGGAATGGGACTCGGGAAAAAGCTCTTACATGAGGCAATCAGTTACTGCAAAGACAGAGGCTTTCAGTTCATTTTTCTGGAAACGACTGAGGACCAGAATACGGCTATTGGCATGTATGTGAAAGCAGGTTTTAAGAAGATTTTCGAACAAGAAATTGAATCTTGGGGTAAACGTCACATTGAACAGACTTATGAGCTTAATCTACATGAAGCATGA
- a CDS encoding Type 1 glutamine amidotransferase-like domain-containing protein — protein sequence MKFLLTSAGIKNKSIHDALVDMLGKPIAESNALCITTGLYAIPGGAGHAWRFFSGQANSPMCELGWKSLGVLELTALPSIDEELWTPMVKETDVLLVNGGDPLYLCYWMRQSGLADLLPSLHAVYVGLSAGSMVMAPNIGKFFVGWTPPTGGDETLSLVDFAMFPHLDHEMLPYNTMAAAERWASGMQGPAYAIDDQTAIKVIDGAVEVVSEGHWKRFSH from the coding sequence ATGAAATTTCTACTCACATCTGCAGGCATCAAGAACAAAAGCATACACGACGCGCTGGTTGACATGCTGGGCAAACCGATTGCCGAGTCTAACGCACTCTGCATTACCACTGGGTTGTATGCTATACCTGGTGGTGCAGGCCACGCATGGCGGTTCTTCAGCGGACAAGCCAACTCACCGATGTGTGAGCTGGGCTGGAAGTCACTTGGGGTGCTGGAGCTCACCGCGCTGCCCAGCATCGATGAAGAACTTTGGACTCCTATGGTCAAAGAGACTGACGTTCTACTAGTGAATGGCGGTGACCCCTTGTATCTGTGTTACTGGATGAGGCAGTCTGGACTGGCAGACCTCTTGCCGTCGCTACACGCTGTCTATGTGGGACTGAGCGCCGGGAGTATGGTGATGGCACCTAACATCGGGAAATTCTTCGTTGGCTGGACTCCACCCACCGGTGGCGATGAAACGTTGAGTCTGGTCGATTTTGCAATGTTCCCGCATCTGGATCACGAGATGCTGCCGTATAATACTATGGCTGCTGCCGAGAGATGGGCATCTGGGATGCAGGGGCCGGCGTATGCGATTGATGATCAGACCGCCATCAAAGTGATCGACGGAGCAGTCGAAGTTGTATCCGAAGGGCATTGGAAACGTTTTTCGCACTGA
- a CDS encoding tyrosine-type recombinase/integrase — MNKALVRVIRKGDKEQYVYFSKQALMDLESYLQIRESRYAPEKHENYLFIAAPVGRKGKSRRLTGRSIKKLIEKYATAIGKPSLTVHSLRHSFATRYHLENKMYQD; from the coding sequence GTGAATAAAGCTTTGGTACGAGTGATACGCAAAGGTGATAAAGAACAATATGTGTACTTTAGCAAACAAGCTCTAATGGATCTGGAAAGTTACCTGCAGATCAGAGAATCAAGATATGCACCAGAAAAACACGAGAACTATTTATTCATTGCAGCTCCTGTTGGCCGTAAAGGAAAAAGCCGGCGTTTGACTGGGCGATCGATTAAAAAGCTGATTGAAAAATACGCAACGGCCATTGGGAAACCCTCACTGACAGTACATTCGCTTAGACACTCATTTGCAACGCGATATCATTTAGAAAATAAGATGTACCAAGATTGA
- a CDS encoding EthD domain-containing protein: protein MIKVMAFLTKKDGMNTRDLIEYYENHHVPLITKLAPVPSVYKRNYILGKDDSSSKDDFDIVTELVFPDRGAYEAWVAKMYAPHSGVAEDELNFLDRSRTRSYVVEEHVTSE from the coding sequence ATGATTAAAGTAATGGCCTTTCTTACCAAAAAGGATGGAATGAATACACGAGATCTTATCGAATACTATGAGAATCATCATGTACCACTGATTACTAAATTGGCACCAGTCCCTAGCGTTTACAAACGCAACTACATTCTAGGAAAGGACGACTCTAGTTCAAAAGATGACTTCGATATCGTGACAGAACTCGTATTTCCTGACCGTGGTGCTTATGAAGCTTGGGTAGCTAAGATGTATGCTCCACACTCTGGAGTTGCAGAGGACGAGCTCAATTTTCTTGATCGTTCGCGAACTAGATCTTATGTCGTCGAAGAACACGTGACTTCCGAGTAA
- a CDS encoding alpha/beta hydrolase — protein MNYYTKTDVTFDSAGVKIAGHLYTPDGVVSGPRPAIVVGHPGTGVKEQTAGLYAKRLAEQGFVTLTFDAAYQGESGGVPRGLEDPAHRVEDFKAAVSFLSVQGEVDPDRIGALGICASGGYVIPATVTDHRIKAVATVSAADISRQFRNGSDDKQDPAIFQGMLDAAAAARTLEARGEGIGTFPIFPETEDQARAFGQHAFEGWEYYCTDRAQHPRSAKAFTWNSIDRIAYFDAFRFIDLIAPRPLLMIVGNQAVTSWMTTEAFANAQEPKELFWINGATHVDLYDRDEYVTPAVSKLAEFFLTNLTAPGTV, from the coding sequence ATGAATTACTATACTAAGACGGACGTTACTTTCGACAGTGCCGGCGTGAAGATCGCCGGCCACCTCTACACACCTGACGGAGTGGTCAGCGGGCCGCGCCCCGCGATCGTCGTTGGCCATCCCGGCACCGGCGTCAAGGAGCAGACTGCAGGCCTCTACGCAAAGCGCCTGGCAGAGCAGGGTTTCGTCACTCTTACCTTCGACGCCGCTTATCAGGGAGAAAGCGGAGGCGTGCCGCGCGGATTGGAGGACCCAGCCCACCGCGTCGAGGACTTCAAGGCTGCCGTCTCGTTCCTAAGTGTGCAGGGCGAGGTCGACCCGGACCGCATCGGCGCACTGGGCATCTGTGCCTCTGGCGGCTATGTAATCCCCGCCACTGTGACAGACCATCGCATTAAGGCCGTCGCCACTGTCAGTGCCGCCGACATCAGCCGTCAATTCCGTAACGGCAGCGATGACAAGCAGGACCCCGCCATCTTCCAGGGCATGCTCGACGCCGCAGCGGCGGCCCGCACCTTGGAAGCCCGCGGCGAAGGCATTGGCACATTCCCGATTTTCCCGGAGACCGAGGACCAGGCCCGCGCCTTCGGCCAGCACGCCTTCGAGGGTTGGGAATATTACTGCACCGACCGCGCGCAGCATCCGCGCTCGGCTAAGGCCTTTACCTGGAACAGTATAGACCGCATCGCATATTTCGACGCGTTCCGGTTCATCGACCTGATCGCGCCTCGCCCGCTGCTCATGATCGTTGGAAATCAAGCCGTTACGTCATGGATGACGACCGAAGCGTTTGCGAATGCGCAAGAGCCCAAGGAACTGTTTTGGATTAACGGTGCCACCCACGTCGACCTTTATGACAGGGACGAGTACGTAACGCCTGCGGTCTCGAAGCTCGCGGAGTTCTTCCTTACAAATCTGACCGCCCCTGGCACTGTTTGA
- a CDS encoding nuclear transport factor 2 family protein: MTFNPADYEKVQEASREIFHKFCKSFLEKDMNQFIELFDDNALFEFPYAPKGFTQKLEGKAAIYEYVKDFPQRFDITRFSEPTFHFAMNPNIMIVEFEIEEAQVLTTGKPYLQKYISVIETRDNKIVHYKDYWNPVVALVALLDAETLQKVLNEQ; the protein is encoded by the coding sequence ATGACGTTCAATCCGGCAGATTATGAAAAGGTGCAGGAAGCTTCACGGGAGATCTTCCATAAGTTTTGCAAATCTTTTTTGGAAAAAGACATGAATCAATTTATTGAGCTGTTTGATGACAATGCGCTGTTCGAGTTTCCTTACGCTCCTAAAGGCTTTACTCAAAAACTTGAAGGCAAGGCTGCCATTTATGAGTATGTTAAAGACTTCCCTCAAAGGTTTGATATCACACGGTTCAGTGAACCAACCTTTCACTTCGCGATGAACCCCAATATCATGATAGTCGAATTCGAAATTGAGGAAGCGCAAGTCCTGACCACCGGCAAGCCTTATCTTCAGAAATATATCTCGGTGATCGAAACGAGAGACAATAAAATCGTACACTACAAAGATTATTGGAATCCGGTAGTAGCGCTTGTAGCGCTTTTGGATGCAGAAACATTGCAGAAAGTATTAAACGAGCAGTAA
- a CDS encoding flotillin family protein — protein MVILYLIAAIVVVILLALYTIVNSYKKVPPNQAMIVYGLGGKRVVQGGGTFVIPGFQNNKTISMMLMSFDVIPAQAMFSRQGIKLNLEAVAQIKIKSDPTAILTASEQFIDRPEEDRETIILHSVEGHLRGLIGQLSVESILKTPDEINSKMRETCSEDLDKMGLEVVSFTIKKITDDKGYIDNMGVPEIERIRRDASIAKAEAERDILIKQAEAEKESSIAKANAHQATIEAETAARAKESLFEKELNIKQADFKLETEVKKAQADLAYELQQNKIKQSLVTEQVKITQMEAEANRTVREIEVELRQKELEATVIKPAQAENQATIMRAEAAKQRQILEAEAEAATTTKRGLATAEAELAKGKVSAEIVQLAGAAEAGALEKKAEAYKQFTQAALTVEFLKVLPELAEKVAAPLANVDKITVISQDGVSSGVNKITGDIAKIMAQVPELTQTLTGMNVTEALSGLLGRDKEQ, from the coding sequence ATGGTTATTCTTTATTTGATCGCGGCAATTGTTGTTGTTATCCTGCTGGCTTTGTACACTATCGTGAACTCTTATAAAAAGGTTCCACCCAATCAGGCGATGATTGTGTACGGCCTCGGCGGAAAAAGAGTGGTGCAGGGCGGCGGGACGTTCGTCATCCCCGGCTTCCAAAACAATAAGACCATCTCCATGATGCTGATGAGCTTTGATGTCATTCCGGCGCAGGCGATGTTCTCCCGGCAAGGCATCAAGCTCAACTTGGAGGCGGTGGCCCAGATTAAGATCAAAAGTGATCCTACCGCTATTCTGACTGCCAGCGAGCAGTTTATCGACCGGCCGGAAGAAGACCGCGAGACGATTATCCTGCATTCGGTGGAAGGCCATTTGCGCGGCTTAATCGGGCAGTTGTCGGTGGAATCCATACTAAAGACACCCGACGAAATCAACAGCAAGATGCGGGAGACCTGCTCGGAAGACCTCGACAAGATGGGGCTTGAGGTGGTTAGCTTCACCATTAAGAAAATTACCGACGACAAAGGGTATATCGACAATATGGGGGTTCCGGAGATTGAGCGCATCCGCCGCGATGCCAGCATTGCCAAGGCGGAAGCGGAACGCGACATTCTGATCAAGCAGGCCGAGGCGGAGAAAGAATCCTCCATTGCCAAAGCCAATGCGCATCAGGCAACCATTGAAGCGGAAACCGCCGCTCGCGCCAAGGAATCCTTGTTCGAGAAGGAACTGAACATTAAGCAGGCGGACTTTAAGCTGGAGACGGAAGTGAAGAAAGCGCAAGCGGATCTTGCGTACGAATTGCAGCAGAACAAAATTAAGCAGTCGCTGGTTACCGAACAGGTCAAGATCACGCAGATGGAAGCGGAAGCCAACCGGACCGTCCGGGAAATCGAAGTTGAGCTGAGACAGAAGGAGCTGGAGGCAACGGTGATCAAGCCTGCCCAAGCGGAGAACCAGGCTACGATTATGAGAGCGGAAGCAGCCAAGCAGCGGCAAATTCTTGAGGCTGAAGCAGAGGCAGCCACGACGACCAAGCGCGGGCTAGCAACGGCGGAAGCAGAGCTGGCGAAGGGGAAAGTGAGCGCGGAAATTGTTCAACTGGCTGGAGCGGCGGAAGCGGGAGCACTGGAGAAGAAAGCCGAAGCGTACAAACAGTTCACGCAAGCTGCGCTTACAGTGGAATTCTTGAAAGTTCTGCCAGAGCTGGCTGAGAAAGTCGCTGCCCCGCTGGCCAATGTCGATAAAATTACAGTGATTTCCCAGGATGGAGTTTCATCCGGTGTGAACAAAATTACCGGCGATATCGCCAAAATCATGGCCCAGGTTCCCGAATTGACCCAGACGCTTACCGGTATGAACGTGACAGAGGCGCTCAGCGGGCTGCTCGGCCGGGATAAAGAGCAGTAA
- a CDS encoding AAA family ATPase, protein MSDLSKLQKQQYTNWLKRKRKSNGELYSENTVNSYASSLSTAPARLSGIEPVNTNVYEITSADYFHGIRQRMEKAENFEEINVKAGNRAFQYALEYYEDFLREQEQGADMAAAGDSFNSVLADKTSALAVTNGLPSVLLDKNIILYGPPGTGKTYNTVTYAVAIIENKPLHIILDEVKISGYDVILKRYRSYKDKGQIEFTTFHQSYGYEEFIEGIKPKIQQGDETGQISDEIAFEIKPGVFKQFCEKAQTPVIPDSNSYGIRKEPVIWKVSLGGSGENEVKRDCFDNNRIRIGWDSYGERITDETDFREYGGATILSRFMSEMVIGDIVLILHDEKTIDAIGVVTGEYEWLDEMEDYKRSRKVKWLAKDTREDIYALNGNKVMTLGSVYRLNRITLADVLVMMKANNNVLGTAIKENANNYVFIIDEINRGNISKILGELITLIEPTKRIGQREEIRLRLPYSQEEFGVPNNVYLLATMNTADRAIARLDTALRRRFHFSEMMPRPEVLGNVSVDNEVIELSTMLAVMNRRIEVLYDREHMIGHAYFMPIRSKSTVHDLAYIFSNTIIPLLQEYFYEDYDKIRLVLGDNNKPEDEQFILARKTNMAELFGNMNGFDFDDEVSYELNDRAFAQIEAYRKIYKRSSL, encoded by the coding sequence ATGAGTGATTTATCCAAGCTGCAGAAACAACAATATACCAACTGGTTAAAGCGGAAAAGAAAATCGAATGGGGAACTATATTCCGAAAATACTGTAAATTCATACGCTTCCTCATTATCGACCGCCCCCGCGAGACTTTCAGGAATTGAACCGGTAAATACCAATGTTTACGAGATTACTTCAGCTGACTATTTTCATGGGATAAGACAGCGTATGGAAAAAGCAGAGAATTTCGAAGAAATTAATGTAAAGGCGGGCAACAGAGCATTTCAATATGCTCTTGAGTACTATGAGGATTTCTTGCGTGAACAGGAACAGGGAGCTGATATGGCTGCTGCTGGAGATTCCTTTAATTCAGTTTTAGCGGACAAGACTTCAGCTTTGGCGGTGACCAACGGGCTGCCGTCTGTACTGCTTGATAAAAACATCATTCTATATGGCCCTCCTGGTACAGGGAAAACCTATAACACGGTTACATATGCAGTCGCAATCATTGAAAACAAACCCTTACATATTATTTTGGATGAAGTGAAGATCAGTGGTTACGACGTAATACTGAAACGCTATCGTTCCTATAAAGATAAAGGACAAATTGAGTTCACAACATTTCATCAATCTTATGGCTACGAGGAGTTTATTGAAGGGATTAAGCCAAAGATTCAGCAAGGTGACGAGACGGGTCAAATTAGCGATGAAATTGCTTTCGAGATAAAACCGGGGGTATTTAAACAATTCTGTGAAAAAGCGCAAACACCCGTGATTCCGGACAGCAATTCGTATGGAATCCGTAAAGAACCCGTCATTTGGAAGGTTTCGCTTGGCGGCTCGGGCGAGAACGAGGTGAAACGGGATTGCTTTGACAACAACAGAATCCGGATCGGGTGGGACTCTTATGGAGAACGAATTACGGATGAAACAGATTTTAGGGAATATGGAGGCGCAACTATCCTGTCCCGGTTCATGAGCGAGATGGTAATTGGTGATATTGTTCTGATTCTTCACGACGAAAAAACTATTGATGCCATTGGAGTCGTGACAGGTGAATATGAGTGGCTCGATGAAATGGAGGATTACAAACGGTCCCGCAAGGTGAAGTGGCTTGCTAAAGATACTCGCGAGGATATTTACGCTCTCAATGGAAACAAGGTTATGACACTAGGTTCGGTTTATAGGCTGAATAGAATTACGCTAGCAGATGTACTGGTTATGATGAAAGCTAACAACAATGTTCTAGGCACAGCTATTAAGGAAAATGCCAACAATTATGTGTTTATTATCGATGAAATTAACCGCGGCAATATCTCTAAAATTCTTGGGGAGTTAATTACGTTAATTGAGCCTACCAAGCGCATTGGACAAAGAGAAGAGATACGACTGCGGCTGCCCTACTCACAAGAAGAGTTCGGTGTTCCGAACAATGTCTACCTTCTTGCAACAATGAACACTGCTGACCGTGCAATTGCCCGATTGGATACCGCGCTCCGCCGCCGGTTTCATTTTTCAGAAATGATGCCTCGCCCGGAAGTGCTGGGAAATGTATCGGTTGACAATGAAGTTATTGAGCTTTCCACAATGCTTGCAGTGATGAACCGCCGTATTGAGGTACTTTACGACAGGGAGCATATGATTGGGCATGCCTATTTCATGCCAATAAGATCCAAATCCACTGTGCACGATCTTGCCTACATTTTCAGCAATACGATTATCCCGCTGCTGCAGGAGTACTTTTACGAAGATTATGACAAAATCCGTCTGGTACTGGGTGACAACAACAAACCTGAGGATGAACAGTTCATCCTGGCCAGAAAGACGAATATGGCGGAGTTGTTTGGAAATATGAACGGTTTTGATTTTGATGATGAAGTATCCTATGAGCTTAATGACAGGGCTTTTGCCCAAATTGAAGCCTACCGCAAAATATACAAACGTAGCTCCTTATGA
- a CDS encoding McrC family protein yields the protein MRNKKKYTIKEYDSFTKNPDVQLPNFHFMPEPVFDCLEQFVLTNRQVSDTDLLELMVVTSRRGIGKVISARNYVGVINMNNETEIEILPKLYSRNEESSEGETKQIFLKMLKSLLRMPYKHFNVSSLDQERYSILDILIRMFIEEVYTLVKRGLKSAYVDHEDNEFFYKGRLKFSEHIRLNAVHKERFYIEYDVFSVDRPENRLIKSTIGLLQKVCSSRKLQKDLHTLSDAFESVEFSTDYTRDFAKVTDDRHMSEYTRILQWCRVFLTRNSFTPFSGGGVAYALLFPMEKVFESYVTGHLKKIVPHPEYLLMTQHRLHHLYDEPKQRFLLKPDIVVARNGRSVILDTKWKMLSTDGDHGISQSDMYQAYAYHKKYNAETVILVYPWTTALSEIRDPIEYRSNDGVRVQVYLVDLSECSGGVARLGRLIEGNLLGD from the coding sequence ATGAGGAACAAAAAGAAGTATACCATTAAAGAATATGACTCGTTCACCAAGAATCCGGATGTGCAGCTCCCGAACTTCCATTTTATGCCTGAACCTGTCTTTGACTGCTTGGAGCAGTTTGTGTTGACCAACCGCCAGGTGTCGGATACAGATCTGTTGGAGCTGATGGTGGTAACGAGCAGACGCGGAATCGGCAAAGTCATCAGCGCCCGTAACTATGTGGGTGTGATCAACATGAATAATGAAACAGAGATCGAGATTCTACCAAAATTATATTCACGGAATGAAGAGAGCTCGGAGGGGGAAACCAAACAGATATTCCTGAAGATGCTAAAGTCCCTCTTACGGATGCCTTATAAGCATTTTAATGTTTCCAGTTTGGATCAGGAGAGATACAGTATTCTGGATATTTTAATCCGGATGTTTATTGAAGAAGTCTACACTTTGGTTAAACGGGGATTGAAATCCGCTTACGTGGACCATGAGGACAACGAGTTTTTTTATAAGGGTAGACTTAAATTCTCGGAGCATATTCGGTTAAATGCGGTGCACAAAGAGCGATTTTATATTGAATATGATGTATTCAGCGTAGATCGTCCGGAGAACAGACTGATAAAATCAACGATCGGATTGCTGCAAAAGGTCTGCTCCAGCAGAAAACTTCAGAAGGATCTGCATACCTTATCAGATGCGTTTGAATCTGTAGAATTCTCTACAGATTACACTCGAGACTTTGCCAAAGTCACTGATGATCGGCATATGAGCGAATACACAAGAATTCTCCAGTGGTGCAGAGTGTTTCTAACCAGAAACAGCTTTACCCCTTTCAGCGGAGGAGGAGTAGCGTACGCCCTGTTATTTCCCATGGAGAAGGTGTTCGAAAGTTACGTTACCGGACATTTGAAGAAAATTGTGCCTCACCCCGAGTATTTGCTAATGACGCAGCACAGGTTGCACCATCTCTATGACGAACCTAAGCAGCGCTTCCTGCTCAAACCGGATATCGTAGTTGCCCGTAATGGGCGTTCGGTTATTTTGGATACCAAATGGAAAATGCTTTCGACGGATGGAGATCACGGTATCTCGCAATCTGATATGTATCAAGCCTATGCTTATCATAAGAAATACAACGCAGAGACCGTAATACTCGTGTATCCCTGGACAACAGCGTTATCAGAAATAAGAGATCCTATCGAGTACAGAAGTAATGATGGGGTTAGGGTTCAGGTTTATTTGGTGGATTTGAGTGAGTGCAGTGGTGGTGTGGCGAGGTTGGGGCGGTTGATTGAAGGAAATTTGCTAGGAGATTAA